The Streptococcaceae bacterium ESL0729 genome has a segment encoding these proteins:
- a CDS encoding LysM peptidoglycan-binding domain-containing protein, with protein MNIKTILATGLLLGTAIFGAKSANADVITHKVVEGDTLSSISQEYLGSASFVQNIASNNGIQNANLIYVGQELKFDTDNMTMTLVEPASHVEEVVALETPAPAPVVETAPAVSYSAPAQVTTTNTSSAKEWIAQKESGGSYTATNGQYIGRYQLSASYLNGDYSAANQERVADQYVTSRYGSWDAAKAFWLANGWY; from the coding sequence ATGAATATTAAAACTATATTAGCTACTGGCCTTCTTCTTGGAACGGCGATCTTCGGTGCCAAGAGTGCCAATGCTGATGTTATTACTCATAAGGTTGTTGAAGGTGATACCTTATCTTCAATCTCTCAGGAGTACCTTGGAAGTGCAAGCTTTGTTCAAAATATCGCATCAAATAATGGAATTCAAAATGCTAACCTTATCTATGTAGGTCAAGAACTTAAGTTTGATACAGATAATATGACTATGACCCTTGTAGAACCTGCTAGCCATGTTGAAGAAGTAGTGGCTTTAGAAACACCAGCACCAGCACCTGTTGTAGAAACTGCACCAGCTGTTAGCTACAGTGCCCCTGCTCAGGTAACTACTACCAATACTTCTTCTGCCAAAGAGTGGATTGCTCAAAAGGAATCTGGCGGCAGCTACACTGCTACAAATGGTCAATATATCGGTCGTTACCAACTAAGTGCTAGCTACTTAAATGGTGACTATAGTGCAGCTAACCAAGAACGTGTTGCTGATCAATATGTGACAAGTCGTTACGGGTCATGGGA